The following are encoded together in the Girardinichthys multiradiatus isolate DD_20200921_A chromosome X, DD_fGirMul_XY1, whole genome shotgun sequence genome:
- the LOC124862711 gene encoding hydroxyacylglutathione hydrolase-like protein codes for MKVKVISILEDNYMYLVIEEQSKQAIAVDPAVPHRLLEIVKREGLSLIAVLTTHYHWDHARGNEALVKEVPGLKVYGADNRIKGLTDKVTDSQELKFNSINVRCLFTPCHTSGDMCYYIWEDECTDAPAVFTGDTLFIGGCGRFFEGTAEQMHYNLTKVLASLPQETKVFCGHENTIKNLKFAVLVEPENEKVKEMLSWARARDDDDKPTVPSTLKEEFDYNPFLRLSEKAVQKFTGKTDPVEVMRVLRKEKDKFQKPKDKLPPQAMLALQWGLLMSSKDHLSSALKEND; via the exons ATGAAGGTGAAGGTGATCTCCATCCTGGAGGACAACTACATGTACCTGGTGATAGAGGAGCAGAGCAAGCAGGCCATAGCTGTGGACCCCGCTGTCCCCCACCGG CTGCTGGAAATAGTCAAAAGAGAAGGCTTGTCTCTCATTGCCGTTCTCACAACGCATTATCACTG GGATCACGCCCGTGGGAATGAGGCTCTGGTGAAGGAGGTCCCTGGCCTCAAGGTTTACGGGGCAGATAATCGAATAAAGGGGCTGACAGATAAAGTCACAGACTCTCAGGAACTGAAG TTTAACTCCATTAATGTCAGGTGCCTGTTTACTCCTTGCCACACCTCTGGTGATATGTGCTACTACATTTGGGAGGATGAGTGTACAGATGCCCCCGCTGTGTTCACAG GAGACACGCTGTTTATTGGTGGATGTGGGAGGTTTTTTGAGGGTACAGCAGAACAGATGCACTACAACCTCACCAAAGTTCTTGCTTCCTTACCTCAAGAAACG AAGGTGTTCTGTGGACATGAGAACACCATCAAGAACCTAAAGTTTGCCGTGTTGGTGGAACCAGAAAATGAAAAGGTTAAAGAGATGCTGAGCTGGGCCAGG GCGAGAGACGACGATGACAAACCAACCGTGCCATCCACACTAAAGGAGGAGTTTGATTACAACCCTTTTCTCCGCCTCTC GGAGAAAGCCGTGCAGAAGTTCACAGGGAAGACAGACCCTGTGGAGGTGATGAGGGTCCTGAGAAAGGAGAAGGATAAATTCCAGAAGCCCAAAGACAAACTACCCCCTCAGGCCATGTTGGCTTTGCAGTGGGGGCTACTTATGAGCTCTAAGGATCATTTAAGTTCAGCGCTCAAAGAGAACGACTGA